The proteins below are encoded in one region of Fibrella aestuarina BUZ 2:
- a CDS encoding DUF4783 domain-containing protein → MKSYCLWLISCLLWVSMSCFSSEANPTQAIGDSMRLGEAKRLASYFDANLELRIDPVGVDYPSVRASQAELIMRSFFKKFPPRHFQPSDQGLTPHLRYATGTYWSGSQAFRVNVLMRQTAPGRYRIHSIQVNE, encoded by the coding sequence ATGAAGTCATACTGTCTATGGCTCATCAGTTGTCTGCTCTGGGTTAGTATGTCCTGTTTCTCGTCGGAAGCCAATCCAACGCAGGCGATCGGCGACTCGATGCGACTGGGCGAAGCCAAACGGTTAGCCTCTTATTTCGACGCCAACCTTGAGTTGCGCATCGATCCGGTCGGGGTTGATTACCCGTCGGTTCGGGCCAGCCAGGCGGAATTAATCATGCGGTCTTTTTTCAAAAAATTTCCACCTCGCCATTTTCAGCCCTCCGATCAGGGGCTGACGCCCCACCTTCGCTACGCCACCGGCACGTATTGGTCTGGCTCACAAGCCTTTCGCGTCAATGTGCTGATGAGGCAGACGGCGCCCGGCCGATACCGTATCCACTCCATTCAGGTCAACGAGTAG
- a CDS encoding TIGR04283 family arsenosugar biosynthesis glycosyltransferase, whose protein sequence is MVSVSIIIPTLNEAADLPRTLRLVRQLCPEPVEVWVADGGSTDQTLALVRAAQTDWPNLHLLCCDRLGRATQMNGAAQRAQGDLLCFLHADTILPDDALTVIGQTLACPTVAAGGFISIMRGPTKTRWLTSLHNFLKTYYAPLLFRPHLFFFRGARLLFGDQAIFCRREQFLAIGGYADDMPIMEEADLLLRLVRYGRVRQVGRLVESSDRRVAKWGFWKANAIYLTIGFLWGIGYPPAKLKRWYADVR, encoded by the coding sequence ATGGTGTCTGTATCGATTATCATTCCTACGCTTAATGAGGCGGCCGATTTGCCCCGCACCCTGCGTTTAGTGCGACAGCTCTGCCCCGAGCCCGTTGAGGTGTGGGTAGCCGATGGAGGAAGCACCGACCAGACACTGGCCCTTGTGCGCGCGGCCCAGACCGATTGGCCCAACCTGCACCTGCTATGCTGCGATCGGCTGGGGCGGGCTACGCAGATGAATGGGGCAGCCCAGCGCGCGCAGGGCGATCTGCTCTGCTTTTTACACGCCGATACCATCCTGCCCGACGATGCGCTGACGGTGATTGGCCAAACGCTGGCTTGCCCAACAGTAGCGGCGGGCGGCTTCATCTCGATCATGCGTGGCCCCACGAAAACCCGTTGGCTGACGTCGCTGCACAATTTCCTGAAAACCTACTACGCCCCGCTGCTGTTCAGGCCGCACCTGTTTTTCTTTCGTGGGGCGCGGCTGCTTTTCGGCGATCAGGCCATCTTTTGCCGGCGCGAGCAGTTTCTGGCCATCGGTGGCTATGCCGATGACATGCCGATTATGGAAGAGGCCGATCTGCTGCTCAGGCTGGTGCGCTACGGGCGCGTTCGGCAGGTGGGGCGGCTAGTCGAATCGTCGGATCGGCGGGTGGCGAAGTGGGGGTTTTGGAAAGCCAACGCCATTTACCTGACCATCGGCTTTTTGTGGGGCATCGGCTACCCGCCCGCCAAGCTAAAACGCTGGTACGCCGACGTGCGCTAA
- a CDS encoding hydroxymethylglutaryl-CoA reductase: MFQFIPGVLLKQLYTRSSLQNTPTGITFTLKNRLADAQFTGLQRARIDGIDYPAEAFQLIPDTGEAVTVAAISPARPLPFPLRQSVRVVAQTAQLDPGLHQLEITLHTKPFGTITLRVDDELQPGLFGEVDELTAPATLSIPRQADDYTPEAVAERQRYLAERTQTQPQHLFKASFAPDTVRRNIEHFVGVAQVPIGLAGPLRVNGEWAQGDFLIPLATTEGTLVASYNRGIKLINGSGGVTCTVQDDAMQRAPVFEFADARAARDFVRWIEARQPQLAAEAQTTSSYAKLRYVDTYLNGKLAFLRFGYTTGDAAGQNMVTKATLAACNYILEQYPDGQIQHFFLESNMATDKKPSQINVLRTRGKRVTAEVTIPRALLIRELQVEPEQLHRHARVGQVGAWLAGTNNNGLHSVNGLAALFIATGQDVACLAESSAAIAYSEILPNGDLYGSVTLPSLIVATHGGGTGLPTQRECLELMDCYGPGQVMKFAEIVAGVIAAGELSLAAAISSLDWVSSHEVKRND; the protein is encoded by the coding sequence ATGTTTCAGTTTATACCGGGCGTGCTGCTTAAACAGCTATACACACGCAGTAGCTTACAAAACACGCCAACGGGCATTACGTTCACGCTCAAAAACCGGCTGGCCGACGCCCAGTTTACCGGCCTGCAGCGCGCCCGCATCGACGGGATCGACTACCCGGCCGAGGCCTTTCAGCTTATTCCCGACACGGGTGAGGCGGTCACGGTAGCCGCGATTTCACCGGCACGGCCCCTCCCCTTTCCGTTGCGCCAGTCGGTGCGGGTGGTGGCGCAGACGGCCCAACTGGACCCGGGTCTGCATCAGCTGGAAATTACGCTGCATACCAAACCGTTTGGCACCATCACGTTGCGCGTCGACGATGAGCTACAGCCCGGCCTGTTCGGTGAAGTCGACGAGCTAACCGCTCCCGCTACCCTAAGCATTCCCCGGCAGGCCGACGATTACACGCCCGAAGCCGTCGCCGAGCGGCAACGCTACCTGGCGGAACGTACCCAGACGCAGCCGCAACACCTTTTCAAAGCGTCGTTTGCGCCCGATACCGTGCGGCGGAACATCGAACACTTCGTAGGGGTAGCGCAGGTGCCCATCGGGCTGGCCGGGCCGTTGCGCGTGAACGGTGAATGGGCACAAGGCGACTTTCTGATTCCGCTGGCCACTACCGAAGGTACCCTGGTGGCGAGCTACAACCGGGGCATCAAGCTCATCAACGGCAGCGGGGGCGTTACCTGTACCGTTCAGGACGACGCCATGCAGCGTGCGCCCGTTTTCGAGTTTGCCGACGCCCGCGCCGCCCGTGATTTTGTCCGCTGGATCGAGGCGCGACAGCCACAGCTAGCCGCCGAAGCACAGACGACGTCCAGCTACGCCAAACTGCGTTACGTGGACACGTACCTGAACGGCAAACTGGCGTTTCTGCGCTTTGGCTACACCACCGGCGATGCAGCGGGCCAGAACATGGTGACGAAAGCCACGCTGGCGGCCTGCAATTACATTCTTGAGCAGTACCCTGACGGGCAGATTCAGCACTTTTTTCTGGAATCGAACATGGCGACCGACAAGAAGCCGTCGCAGATCAACGTGCTGCGAACCCGCGGCAAACGGGTGACGGCCGAGGTTACGATTCCGCGCGCCCTGCTGATTCGGGAATTACAGGTGGAGCCTGAGCAGCTCCACCGGCATGCCCGCGTGGGGCAGGTGGGCGCGTGGCTGGCAGGCACCAACAACAACGGCCTGCATTCGGTGAATGGGTTGGCGGCGCTGTTTATCGCGACGGGTCAGGATGTGGCCTGTCTGGCCGAATCGTCGGCGGCCATCGCCTACTCCGAGATCCTGCCCAATGGCGACCTGTATGGGTCGGTGACGCTGCCCTCACTGATTGTCGCTACGCACGGAGGCGGCACGGGTCTGCCTACTCAGCGCGAATGCCTCGAGTTGATGGATTGCTATGGACCGGGCCAAGTGATGAAGTTTGCCGAGATTGTGGCGGGTGTCATTGCGGCCGGAGAACTATCGCTGGCCGCCGCTATTTCCTCCCTCGACTGGGTGTCGAGTCATGAGGTGAAACGGAACGACTAA
- a CDS encoding DUF4286 family protein, with the protein MILYNITMNVDLRIEREFLRWMKDVHVPDVMNTGLPINNNVLKLLTEIDNGGATYTFQYWFQTMEDFLTYQSRYQSALQQQVADRYTNRYTSFRTLLEEV; encoded by the coding sequence ATGATTCTCTACAACATCACAATGAACGTCGATCTGCGGATTGAGCGGGAGTTTTTACGCTGGATGAAGGACGTACACGTACCCGACGTCATGAATACGGGCCTGCCCATCAACAACAACGTGCTGAAACTGCTCACCGAAATCGACAATGGCGGCGCCACCTACACGTTTCAGTACTGGTTTCAGACGATGGAAGATTTCCTCACGTACCAGAGCCGCTACCAGTCGGCCCTGCAACAACAAGTCGCCGACCGCTATACCAACCGCTACACCTCCTTCCGGACGCTGCTGGAGGAAGTATAA
- a CDS encoding phosphoribosyltransferase family protein has product MAVTPILTATQIQQKIRRIASQLYETNFDEKALVLAGVAGEGYELARRLADELRQIAPFAVSLVQLTIDKTQTTQPTMALPDPVADYSNKVVVLIDDVLYSGRTLAFSLQPFLSVPVRKIQVAVLVNRNHPRYPIAADFIGLELATTLNEHIEVILSDKDREGVYLR; this is encoded by the coding sequence ATGGCAGTGACTCCTATCCTGACGGCGACGCAGATTCAGCAGAAAATCCGGCGTATTGCCAGTCAGCTTTACGAAACCAATTTTGACGAGAAAGCGCTGGTGCTGGCGGGTGTAGCCGGCGAGGGCTACGAACTGGCCCGGCGACTGGCCGACGAACTCCGGCAGATTGCCCCGTTTGCGGTGTCGCTGGTGCAGTTGACGATCGATAAAACGCAGACGACGCAACCCACGATGGCCCTGCCCGACCCGGTGGCCGACTATAGTAATAAAGTGGTGGTGCTGATTGACGACGTGCTCTACTCGGGCCGGACGCTGGCCTTCAGCCTGCAACCGTTTCTGTCGGTGCCGGTCCGGAAAATTCAGGTGGCGGTACTGGTGAACCGCAACCACCCGCGCTACCCCATCGCTGCTGATTTTATTGGCCTCGAACTGGCCACGACCCTCAACGAGCACATCGAAGTGATCCTCAGCGACAAAGACCGGGAAGGGGTGTATCTACGGTAA
- a CDS encoding FHA domain-containing protein, translating into MAFSDKLKQLFGLGAPPEATQPTPDEPANRPRATPPPAPAAPSAPKPPPAPQRREELFRFLIEKLTPYANETDNAPLGLRLWVRCPTPDDVQLMQVVLYANQPGRFQEELSRHLANHYIALAPNWLFEWQLVTDELPVDCTYHQGNFGLTVVFKPVATAVHPTQLRLRALTGQTAETDYLLDPSQKLTYCVGRGATVETASGRIRTNDIVFVDPEDPAFDPRRGEVNQVVSRQHATIKFDETARRYRLYVDPGGLPTNGNKTKILHANDTLERADMPGVGYLLVPGDQIELGGEVKLLVE; encoded by the coding sequence ATGGCTTTTTCGGACAAACTCAAGCAGCTTTTCGGCCTCGGGGCGCCCCCCGAGGCTACCCAACCCACGCCCGACGAGCCAGCCAACCGGCCCCGGGCAACCCCGCCGCCCGCCCCGGCGGCGCCGTCGGCTCCCAAACCGCCACCAGCCCCGCAGCGCCGCGAGGAACTGTTTCGGTTCCTGATCGAGAAACTGACGCCCTACGCCAACGAAACCGATAACGCCCCCCTGGGCCTGCGCCTCTGGGTACGTTGCCCCACGCCCGACGACGTGCAGCTGATGCAGGTGGTGCTCTACGCCAATCAGCCGGGCCGCTTTCAGGAAGAGTTGAGCCGCCACCTGGCCAACCACTACATCGCCCTGGCCCCCAACTGGCTCTTCGAATGGCAACTGGTCACCGACGAACTCCCCGTCGATTGCACCTATCATCAGGGCAATTTCGGGCTGACGGTCGTGTTTAAACCCGTAGCCACGGCGGTGCACCCCACCCAACTCCGGCTGCGCGCGCTCACGGGCCAAACCGCCGAAACCGATTACCTGCTCGACCCATCGCAGAAACTGACGTACTGTGTGGGCCGGGGGGCCACCGTCGAGACGGCATCAGGCCGCATCCGAACCAACGATATTGTCTTTGTCGACCCCGAAGACCCCGCCTTCGACCCGCGCCGGGGCGAGGTCAACCAGGTGGTGAGCCGCCAACACGCCACCATCAAATTCGACGAGACCGCCCGCCGCTATCGGCTCTACGTCGATCCCGGCGGCCTGCCCACCAACGGCAACAAAACCAAGATTCTGCACGCTAACGACACCCTCGAACGGGCCGATATGCCCGGCGTCGGCTACCTGCTCGTCCCTGGCGACCAGATCGAACTCGGTGGCGAAGTCAAACTGCTGGTGGAGTAA